One genomic region from Spirulina subsalsa PCC 9445 encodes:
- a CDS encoding peptide ligase PGM1-related protein, with product MPTLNVASEAGLQFRHLQNQLRDCAPSVDLFDQDDFDILVIPSFSIDQSQLKKIAGFLHYEERLLFSLIRLRNPHTRLIYVTSQPLSHTIVDYYLQLLPGIPFSHARDRLLLLSTYDASLKPLSQKILERPRLIERIRKALRPKKSYIVCFNATVLEQELSLKLGIPLLACRPDLLYWGSKSGSRAIFAQAEIPFPDGSPASLWNEEQVIEAAALLWERHPELQRMVIKLNEGFSGEGNAILDLSPLSEYSPHLENWEVRVKILRDRLPHLRFQAKDETWASFSSRLPELGAIVEQFVEGSVKRSPSVQGYISPRGEVDILSTHDQILGGPDGQIYLGCRFPADPAYCLALQDYGLKIGKVLAQKGAMERFGVDFIAVHQPGKTPEWDIQAIEINLRKGGTTHPFMALKLLTNGKYYTDRGVFLSPHGQEKYYIASDNLQKESYRGLLPGDLMDIIARHHLHFDSSTKTGTVFHLMGALSEFGKLGLTSVGNSFEEAEALYERVETVLDQETHTHGLTSFSAPILPITWSEVGD from the coding sequence ATGCCAACCTTGAACGTCGCCTCTGAAGCCGGACTGCAATTCCGACACCTACAGAATCAACTCCGGGATTGTGCGCCGAGTGTGGATTTGTTTGATCAGGATGATTTCGATATTCTCGTTATCCCATCTTTTAGCATTGACCAAAGCCAGCTAAAAAAAATTGCAGGTTTTCTTCACTATGAAGAACGGTTATTGTTCTCCTTAATTCGCCTGCGCAATCCTCACACCCGCTTAATCTATGTTACGTCTCAACCGCTCTCTCATACGATTGTGGACTATTATTTGCAGTTGTTGCCGGGGATTCCATTCTCCCACGCCCGCGATCGCCTATTATTATTATCCACCTATGACGCTTCCCTTAAACCCCTCTCCCAGAAGATTTTAGAACGGCCTCGCCTCATTGAGCGCATTCGTAAAGCCCTCCGGCCGAAAAAGTCCTATATTGTCTGTTTTAACGCCACGGTCTTAGAACAGGAATTATCCCTTAAGTTGGGAATCCCCCTGTTGGCCTGTCGTCCCGATCTCCTCTACTGGGGGTCAAAAAGTGGCAGTCGGGCGATTTTTGCTCAAGCGGAGATCCCTTTCCCGGATGGGAGTCCTGCCTCCTTGTGGAATGAGGAACAAGTGATAGAAGCGGCCGCGCTGTTGTGGGAGAGACACCCGGAGTTACAACGGATGGTGATTAAACTCAATGAGGGGTTTTCTGGGGAAGGCAACGCCATTTTAGATTTAAGTCCCCTGAGTGAATATTCCCCCCATTTGGAGAATTGGGAAGTCCGGGTTAAGATATTGCGCGATCGCCTCCCCCATCTCCGCTTTCAAGCTAAGGATGAAACTTGGGCGAGTTTTTCTAGTCGTCTCCCGGAATTAGGGGCAATTGTAGAACAGTTTGTCGAAGGGAGCGTTAAACGTTCCCCCAGTGTTCAGGGGTATATTTCCCCCCGAGGGGAGGTGGACATTCTCTCCACCCATGACCAAATTCTCGGCGGCCCCGACGGTCAAATCTATCTCGGCTGTCGTTTTCCGGCGGATCCGGCCTATTGTTTAGCCCTACAGGACTATGGCCTAAAAATCGGCAAAGTCCTAGCCCAAAAAGGGGCAATGGAACGATTCGGGGTAGATTTTATCGCCGTTCATCAACCGGGCAAAACCCCAGAATGGGACATCCAAGCCATTGAAATTAACCTGCGCAAGGGGGGGACAACTCATCCGTTTATGGCGCTAAAACTGCTCACCAATGGGAAGTATTACACCGATCGGGGGGTGTTTTTAAGTCCTCACGGTCAGGAGAAATATTACATTGCCTCGGATAACTTGCAAAAGGAGAGTTATCGCGGTTTACTGCCGGGAGATTTGATGGATATTATTGCCCGCCATCATCTGCATTTTGACAGTAGCACTAAAACCGGGACTGTGTTTCACTTAATGGGAGCCCTATCCGAGTTTGGCAAGTTGGGGTTAACCAGTGTGGGCAATTCTTTTGAAGAGGCCGAAGCCCTTTATGAGCGCGTAGAAACGGTTTTAGATCAAGAAACCCATACCCATGGTTTAACCTCTTTCTCTGCGCCCATTTTGCCCATTACTTGGTCGGAAGTGGGGGATTAG
- the ribBA gene encoding bifunctional 3,4-dihydroxy-2-butanone-4-phosphate synthase/GTP cyclohydrolase II, protein MTQQTGDNRPDQRLKKQHKSLDPEGEALTFEFDSVDAALADFKAGRAIVVVDDEHRENEGDLICAAQFATPDMINFMAVEARGLICLAMTGERLDQLDLPLMVMKNTDPNQTAFTVSIDAGPHLGVTTGISAEDRAKTIQVAINPATRAEDLRRPGHIFPLRAKEGGVLKRAGHTEAAVDLSRLAGLYPAGVICEIQNPDGSMARLPQLVDYAKKYNLKLITIADLISYRLEHDRFVYRESVCNFPSQFGDFQLYAYRNSLDNTEHIAIVKGDPAQFAQQPILVRMHSECLTGDALGSLRCDCRMQLKTALKMIEHAGLGVVVYLRQEGRGIGLVNKLKAYSLQDLGLDTVEANERLGFAPDLRDYGMGAQMLNDLGVKKIRLITNNPRKIAGLKGYGLEMVDRVPLLIESTDYNTEYLATKAQKLGHLLLQTYLVMVGIRWGAEVQGLTERYDLLEKLRDLCQSVNLVVQEEARPMAIALFTTPSLVVHLGLDQAGVAALDWYNNESHPYVEAIAKILDHLACWPQVESLEFLISTGEDPLNRLQVQLSRQTCPPGKPPSSICSSWQPQTIYRVE, encoded by the coding sequence ATGACACAGCAAACAGGCGATAATCGTCCAGACCAACGATTAAAAAAACAGCACAAATCCCTAGACCCTGAAGGTGAAGCCCTGACCTTTGAATTTGATTCCGTCGATGCTGCCTTAGCTGATTTTAAAGCAGGCCGCGCCATTGTGGTGGTGGATGACGAACACCGAGAAAACGAAGGTGATTTAATTTGCGCAGCCCAATTTGCCACCCCCGACATGATCAATTTTATGGCCGTTGAAGCCCGAGGTCTAATTTGTTTGGCGATGACGGGGGAACGTTTGGATCAGTTGGATTTGCCCCTCATGGTGATGAAAAACACCGATCCTAATCAAACAGCCTTTACGGTGAGTATTGATGCCGGGCCTCATTTGGGGGTGACTACAGGGATTTCGGCGGAGGATCGGGCAAAAACCATTCAGGTGGCAATTAATCCGGCGACCCGGGCGGAGGATTTGCGCCGTCCGGGGCATATTTTCCCCTTGCGGGCGAAGGAGGGGGGAGTATTAAAGCGGGCAGGTCATACGGAGGCGGCGGTGGATTTATCCCGTTTGGCGGGTCTGTATCCGGCCGGGGTGATTTGTGAGATCCAAAATCCTGACGGGTCGATGGCGCGACTCCCCCAATTAGTGGACTATGCGAAAAAATATAATCTCAAGTTAATTACCATTGCGGATTTAATTAGTTATCGTCTCGAACATGATCGTTTTGTCTATCGGGAGTCGGTGTGTAATTTTCCTAGTCAGTTTGGGGATTTTCAACTCTATGCCTACCGCAACAGTTTGGACAATACGGAACATATTGCCATTGTTAAGGGGGATCCGGCACAGTTTGCCCAGCAGCCGATTTTAGTTCGGATGCACTCGGAATGTTTGACCGGGGATGCTTTGGGGTCCTTACGCTGTGATTGTCGGATGCAGTTGAAAACGGCGTTAAAGATGATTGAACACGCGGGCTTAGGGGTGGTGGTTTATTTGCGGCAGGAGGGGCGGGGGATTGGTTTGGTCAATAAGTTAAAGGCCTATTCATTGCAGGATTTGGGGCTGGATACGGTGGAGGCTAATGAGCGGTTAGGGTTTGCGCCGGATTTGCGGGATTATGGTATGGGGGCGCAAATGTTGAACGATTTGGGGGTGAAAAAAATCCGCCTGATTACCAATAATCCGCGCAAGATTGCGGGGTTAAAGGGTTATGGTTTGGAAATGGTGGATCGGGTGCCGTTGTTAATTGAGTCTACGGATTACAATACGGAGTATTTGGCGACCAAGGCGCAAAAGTTGGGGCATTTGCTGTTACAAACCTATCTGGTGATGGTGGGGATTCGTTGGGGGGCCGAGGTTCAAGGGCTGACGGAACGTTATGATTTGTTGGAGAAGTTGCGGGATCTCTGTCAGTCGGTGAATTTGGTGGTCCAGGAGGAGGCGCGACCCATGGCGATCGCTTTATTTACGACTCCTTCTTTAGTGGTGCATTTGGGGCTGGATCAAGCGGGGGTAGCGGCGTTGGATTGGTACAATAATGAGTCTCATCCCTATGTGGAGGCGATCGCCAAAATTCTGGATCATCTCGCTTGTTGGCCTCAAGTGGAGTCTCTAGAATTCCTCATTTCCACGGGGGAAGATCCCCTCAATCGTCTTCAAGTCCAGCTTTCTCGCCAGACTTGCCCCCCCGGAAAACCTCCCTCTAGTATCTGTTCGAGTTGGCAACCTCAGACCATTTATCGGGTGGAGTAA
- a CDS encoding GAF domain-containing protein, whose product MTLFSPHGDKLLYIPHGHCFLWQRSLVSLHVVSDGLIAVAYFSIPTMLIYFIHKRRDIAFSSVFAMFGAFIILCGVGHLLDIWTLWHPDYWLSGIERAITALVSCYTALRLVELLPQFLALRTPEQLEQVNQELERQIAQRQRTEATLKTVVFSTATAMGEDFFWALAENLAKALKVPYVLISEWADEQHKNLESIAFWAIDHAVTNFNYPIADTPCEQVLQRQETCYYPQGVGEIFAQSPLIQEIEAEAYFGLPLFDSDHQVIGNLAIVSTDLLGLDENEQAIVQIFANRAATELQRKWAEEEKNKAYEQLELRVQERTAELVKANAVLEVEVQERRSAEKAIRLIAQREKAINWITLRMRQSLDLNAILATTTAELREALECDRVLIYRFNPDWSGTVLCESVASGWKSIQDPELNLPQLTQTVTGNPDCGATQFDFTNLTLEDTYLQSQAGGKYRQRDTFCCVPDIYQAGFNDCYLELLETIQARSYIISPIFCQQELWGLVAVYENKSPRDWQRAEEQIVTQISNKLGITVHQVQLFSQTQKQATELKEAKEAAEQANRAKSQFLANMSHELRTPLNAILGFTQLMQQEAKFQAGECRLSPTYQEYVRIINQSGEHLLQLINDVLEMSKIEAGRITLETSEFKLHELIYNLESMLRLKAHSKGLSFHFDIAPNVPNLVQGDANKLRQVLLNLLGNALKFTQAGGISLRVFLANIPETATDPEQPMNVEFRVEDTGPGIAPEELNHLFQAFSQTRTGKQSQEGTGLGLRISQQFVQLMGGEITVESVVGQGSCFAFSIAVIPCPEATTTSSTSQFTHALRLAPNQPSYRLLVVEDHPVNRLLLTTVLLNLGFEVKEAENGQDAIALWQTWHPHLIFMDMYMPELNGYETTRFIKQQPSPTLPFIVAITASAFAEQQQECLQAGCDSFVGKPFRREEILEVLAHHLGVQYSYRNIDPKPFTPASEATLPSQGVDIQVMPSSWQEELYAAAAQGNDHLCLELLNQIPEPYLALQNHLKELVEGYEFYEIVLLIKPEKA is encoded by the coding sequence ATGACCTTGTTTAGCCCTCATGGAGACAAGCTGTTATATATTCCCCATGGTCATTGCTTCCTCTGGCAACGATCTTTAGTCAGTCTTCATGTGGTGAGTGATGGCTTAATTGCCGTTGCTTATTTCTCCATTCCCACCATGTTAATTTACTTTATTCACAAACGGCGGGATATTGCCTTTTCGAGTGTCTTCGCCATGTTTGGGGCATTTATTATCCTCTGTGGGGTGGGGCATTTATTAGACATTTGGACTCTTTGGCATCCTGACTATTGGTTATCGGGGATAGAACGGGCTATTACTGCCCTTGTTTCCTGTTATACTGCCCTGCGTTTGGTGGAATTACTGCCCCAATTTTTAGCCCTGCGGACTCCGGAACAACTAGAACAAGTTAATCAGGAATTAGAGCGACAAATTGCCCAACGTCAGAGGACTGAAGCCACCCTCAAAACCGTTGTTTTCAGTACAGCAACCGCGATGGGAGAGGATTTTTTCTGGGCGCTAGCGGAAAATTTAGCCAAAGCGCTGAAGGTTCCCTATGTACTGATTTCTGAATGGGCAGATGAGCAACATAAAAACCTTGAAAGTATTGCCTTTTGGGCGATTGATCATGCTGTAACCAACTTTAACTATCCCATTGCAGATACACCTTGTGAACAAGTTTTACAACGGCAAGAAACCTGCTACTATCCTCAAGGCGTAGGGGAAATTTTTGCTCAAAGTCCTTTGATTCAAGAGATTGAGGCAGAGGCTTATTTTGGTCTGCCATTGTTTGATAGTGACCATCAAGTAATCGGCAATTTGGCTATTGTCAGCACAGACCTTTTAGGGCTAGATGAAAACGAACAAGCTATTGTACAGATATTTGCCAATCGTGCGGCGACAGAACTACAACGCAAATGGGCGGAAGAGGAAAAGAACAAAGCTTATGAACAGTTGGAATTGCGGGTACAAGAACGAACCGCAGAACTGGTGAAAGCGAATGCGGTGTTAGAAGTAGAAGTCCAAGAACGTCGCAGTGCAGAGAAAGCGATTCGCTTAATTGCCCAACGGGAAAAAGCGATTAACTGGATTACCCTGCGAATGCGCCAGAGTTTGGACTTAAACGCCATTCTGGCAACCACAACCGCAGAACTGCGAGAGGCTTTAGAATGCGATCGCGTCCTCATTTATCGCTTCAATCCTGACTGGAGTGGAACCGTCCTTTGTGAGTCCGTCGCCTCCGGTTGGAAGTCTATCCAAGATCCGGAACTCAACCTCCCCCAACTCACCCAAACCGTCACCGGAAATCCCGATTGTGGGGCTACCCAGTTTGATTTTACCAACCTCACCCTAGAAGATACCTATTTACAAAGCCAAGCAGGGGGCAAATATCGCCAACGAGATACTTTCTGTTGTGTACCCGATATCTATCAAGCGGGATTCAATGATTGCTATTTGGAACTACTAGAAACGATTCAAGCCCGTTCCTATATCATATCTCCTATATTTTGTCAACAAGAACTCTGGGGATTAGTCGCCGTTTATGAAAACAAATCTCCTCGGGATTGGCAAAGGGCAGAAGAGCAAATTGTTACCCAAATTAGTAATAAACTAGGTATCACTGTCCATCAGGTTCAACTGTTCAGCCAAACGCAAAAACAAGCCACTGAACTCAAAGAAGCTAAAGAAGCAGCTGAACAAGCTAACCGGGCGAAGAGTCAGTTTTTAGCCAATATGAGCCATGAACTGCGAACGCCCTTGAACGCTATTTTAGGCTTTACCCAACTGATGCAGCAAGAAGCCAAGTTTCAGGCAGGGGAATGCCGCCTTAGCCCTACTTATCAAGAATATGTACGCATCATTAATCAAAGCGGAGAACATTTACTCCAACTGATCAATGATGTCTTAGAAATGTCCAAAATTGAAGCAGGACGGATCACCTTAGAAACGTCCGAGTTTAAACTGCATGAATTAATTTACAATCTAGAGTCTATGTTGCGACTCAAAGCCCATTCTAAAGGGCTTTCTTTTCATTTCGATATTGCCCCTAATGTTCCAAACTTGGTACAAGGAGATGCGAACAAACTCCGTCAAGTATTGTTAAATTTATTAGGCAACGCCCTTAAATTTACCCAAGCGGGTGGCATTAGTTTACGAGTTTTCTTAGCGAACATCCCGGAAACAGCAACAGATCCTGAACAGCCTATGAACGTTGAGTTTCGCGTTGAGGATACTGGTCCAGGGATTGCCCCCGAGGAGTTAAATCACCTCTTCCAAGCCTTTTCCCAAACTCGCACCGGGAAACAGTCTCAAGAAGGGACAGGCTTAGGACTGCGCATTTCTCAGCAATTTGTGCAGTTGATGGGGGGGGAGATTACCGTGGAAAGTGTGGTGGGACAAGGCAGTTGTTTTGCCTTCTCTATTGCGGTGATTCCCTGCCCGGAAGCAACGACAACCTCCTCCACCTCCCAATTTACCCACGCCCTCCGTTTAGCCCCTAATCAGCCCTCTTACCGCTTGCTGGTGGTGGAAGATCATCCGGTGAATCGCTTACTCCTGACTACCGTCCTCCTCAACTTGGGTTTTGAGGTGAAAGAGGCGGAAAATGGTCAGGATGCGATCGCCCTTTGGCAAACTTGGCACCCACATCTGATCTTTATGGATATGTATATGCCAGAGTTAAATGGGTATGAAACCACTCGTTTTATTAAACAACAGCCCTCTCCTACTCTCCCGTTTATCGTGGCCATTACAGCCAGCGCCTTTGCAGAACAGCAACAGGAATGTTTACAAGCCGGGTGTGATAGTTTTGTGGGGAAACCCTTCCGTCGGGAAGAAATTCTAGAAGTTTTAGCGCATCATTTAGGGGTGCAATATTCCTACCGAAATATTGACCCAAAACCCTTTACACCAGCTTCAGAAGCAACACTACCATCTCAGGGCGTCGATATTCAAGTGATGCCCTCCTCGTGGCAAGAAGAACTTTATGCCGCCGCCGCCCAAGGGAATGATCATCTTTGTCTCGAATTACTCAATCAAATTCCTGAGCCTTATTTAGCGTTGCAAAACCATTTGAAGGAATTAGTAGAGGGCTATGAGTTTTACGAAATTGTGCTGTTAATTAAACCGGAAAAAGCCTAA
- a CDS encoding adenylate/guanylate cyclase domain-containing protein encodes MIETVPNPEKLADILIVDDKVENIRFLSEFLATKNYQVRKAINGKSALTAIRFNPPDLVLLDINMPEMGGYEVCETLKKDPQYCSIPIIFLSAGNSTEDKIKAFAVGGVDYITKPFQLDEVLARVQSQLMIQGLQKNLEDRNAALESIILDLRKTQERLEQSERENQALFNAMNELVVILDRQGNCQKVATPNSYLMGLKEVAQNGKNIVDILPPSFPWLETLENGLKNQSSCDVECALIRNQIKLNLCVSFSPISTEKALCVIRDISEQKKREEALHLIVEGTAAKTGTEFFQSCVRYLAQMLKVRYAFITKCLDGEKNRVQTLAFWHHDNFGENLEYDLAGTPCQEVVQQGKSNCYPDHLIACFPDDEDLATLEARSYQGLPLINSMGEVIGHLAVLDTYPMQDDPIRELVLRIFAARAGAELERQLTDAALKESQEQSEQLLLNILPSAIAQQLKTNTGVIAQSYNDVTILFADLVGFTELACQMKPIELVNLLNELFSSFDSLSEQYGLEKIKTIGDAYMVVGGLPTPRPDHAQAVAEMALEMQKAIAQISTPYESLQIRIGINSGPVVAGVIGVKKFIYDLWGDAVNIASRMESSGEPGKIQVTDTVYERLKHQYHFEQRGTVEVKGRGEMLTYWLNSKS; translated from the coding sequence ATGATTGAAACTGTGCCAAACCCAGAGAAATTAGCGGATATCTTGATTGTGGATGATAAGGTAGAAAATATTCGCTTTTTGTCAGAGTTTTTAGCTACTAAAAATTATCAAGTCCGAAAAGCAATTAATGGAAAATCAGCATTAACGGCTATTCGCTTTAATCCTCCTGATTTAGTTTTATTGGATATTAATATGCCAGAAATGGGAGGCTATGAGGTTTGTGAGACGTTAAAAAAAGACCCTCAATATTGTTCTATCCCCATTATTTTCTTAAGTGCAGGCAATAGTACAGAAGATAAAATTAAAGCCTTTGCTGTTGGGGGAGTTGATTATATTACTAAACCCTTTCAACTGGATGAAGTGCTAGCACGAGTCCAGTCTCAACTGATGATTCAAGGCCTCCAGAAGAATCTGGAAGATCGTAATGCAGCACTAGAATCTATCATTCTCGATTTACGCAAAACCCAAGAACGCCTAGAACAATCCGAACGAGAAAATCAGGCATTGTTTAACGCCATGAATGAATTAGTAGTCATTTTAGACCGCCAAGGCAATTGTCAAAAAGTGGCTACCCCTAACAGCTATTTAATGGGGTTAAAAGAGGTGGCTCAAAACGGCAAAAATATTGTTGATATTTTACCCCCCTCCTTCCCTTGGTTAGAAACCTTAGAAAATGGCTTAAAAAATCAATCGAGTTGTGATGTAGAATGTGCTTTAATTCGCAACCAAATTAAACTAAATTTATGTGTTTCCTTTTCTCCCATTTCAACAGAAAAAGCCCTCTGTGTCATTCGAGATATTAGTGAACAAAAGAAACGGGAAGAAGCCTTGCACTTAATCGTTGAAGGAACAGCCGCTAAAACCGGAACTGAATTTTTCCAATCCTGTGTTCGTTACCTTGCTCAAATGCTGAAAGTGCGCTATGCCTTTATTACTAAATGTCTCGATGGAGAAAAAAACCGTGTGCAAACCTTAGCCTTTTGGCATCATGACAATTTTGGGGAAAATTTGGAGTATGACCTAGCCGGAACTCCCTGTCAAGAAGTCGTTCAACAAGGAAAATCCAACTGTTACCCCGATCATCTCATTGCTTGTTTTCCCGACGATGAGGACTTAGCCACCCTTGAAGCGAGAAGTTATCAAGGTCTGCCATTAATTAATTCAATGGGGGAGGTTATTGGTCATCTGGCGGTATTAGATACTTACCCCATGCAGGATGATCCTATTCGGGAGTTAGTCTTGCGGATTTTTGCCGCCAGAGCAGGAGCAGAACTAGAACGGCAGCTTACAGATGCGGCGTTAAAGGAGAGTCAAGAACAATCGGAACAGTTGTTATTAAATATCCTACCCAGTGCGATCGCCCAACAATTGAAAACCAATACAGGGGTAATCGCCCAATCCTACAACGATGTGACCATTCTCTTTGCAGATTTAGTGGGTTTTACTGAGCTTGCTTGTCAAATGAAGCCCATCGAATTAGTAAATTTACTGAATGAACTTTTTTCGAGTTTCGACAGCCTCAGTGAACAATATGGCCTAGAGAAAATTAAGACCATTGGGGATGCTTATATGGTAGTCGGGGGACTTCCGACACCGCGACCCGATCACGCCCAGGCGGTAGCTGAGATGGCGTTAGAGATGCAAAAGGCGATCGCCCAGATTTCCACCCCCTACGAATCCCTACAAATCCGTATCGGCATCAATAGCGGCCCCGTCGTTGCCGGAGTTATTGGCGTGAAAAAATTTATTTATGACCTGTGGGGAGATGCGGTTAATATTGCCTCCCGCATGGAGTCTTCTGGAGAACCGGGTAAAATACAAGTCACAGACACCGTTTATGAACGCTTAAAACATCAATATCATTTTGAACAACGGGGAACCGTGGAAGTCAAAGGACGAGGAGAAATGCTCACCTATTGGCTCAACAGTAAATCGTAA
- the trpD gene encoding anthranilate phosphoribosyltransferase: MTSEQLSSTDWSNLLQQLLDRQSLSQNQAAQLMTGWLEEAIPPVLSGAILAALRMKGVSGSELAGMAEVLKCQSLQQASLNYETPVIDTCGTGGDGAQTFNISTAVAFVCAAAGVKVAKHGNRSASSKVGSADVLEGLGVHLGAHPEKVQAALSEVGITFLFAPGWHPAMKAVVPLRKTLKVRTVFNLLGPLVNPLQPTGQVIGVFSSEFITTMAEALNQLGVGRAMVLHGREKLDEAGLGDLTDIALLRDGVVQTTSLNPHSLGLTHAPLSWLRGGELADNTAILSQLLQGKGTQAQQDVVALNASLALQVGEVVPWEDHSRGVEMAKDILHSGAAWSKLQELVRFLEG, encoded by the coding sequence ATGACATCCGAACAACTCTCATCCACCGACTGGTCAAATTTACTGCAACAACTCCTTGATCGGCAATCTCTCAGCCAAAACCAAGCGGCTCAACTGATGACAGGATGGCTAGAGGAAGCCATTCCCCCTGTTCTCTCCGGGGCTATTTTAGCTGCTCTGCGAATGAAAGGGGTTTCTGGGTCAGAATTAGCCGGGATGGCCGAAGTTCTCAAGTGCCAATCTTTACAACAAGCCAGCTTAAACTATGAGACTCCTGTCATTGATACCTGTGGCACGGGGGGGGATGGGGCGCAAACCTTTAATATTTCTACAGCCGTGGCTTTTGTCTGTGCGGCGGCTGGGGTGAAGGTGGCGAAACATGGCAACCGTTCAGCTTCGAGTAAAGTAGGATCGGCAGATGTTCTCGAAGGCTTGGGCGTTCATCTCGGAGCCCATCCCGAAAAAGTGCAAGCGGCGCTGTCTGAGGTGGGGATTACGTTCTTGTTTGCCCCCGGTTGGCATCCGGCGATGAAGGCGGTTGTTCCCTTGCGGAAAACGCTCAAGGTGCGGACGGTGTTTAATCTGTTGGGGCCGCTGGTGAATCCTTTACAGCCTACAGGCCAGGTGATTGGGGTATTTAGCAGCGAATTTATCACCACAATGGCAGAGGCGCTGAATCAGTTGGGTGTGGGACGGGCGATGGTGTTACATGGTCGGGAAAAACTAGATGAGGCGGGATTAGGAGATTTAACGGACATTGCGCTGTTACGGGATGGGGTGGTACAGACGACGAGTTTAAATCCCCATAGTTTGGGGTTAACTCACGCGCCTTTAAGTTGGCTCAGAGGGGGGGAATTGGCGGACAATACGGCGATTTTGAGTCAGTTACTCCAAGGGAAGGGAACCCAAGCGCAGCAGGATGTGGTGGCGTTAAATGCGTCTTTGGCTCTACAAGTGGGGGAGGTTGTGCCTTGGGAAGATCATAGCCGAGGTGTTGAGATGGCTAAGGATATCCTACACAGTGGGGCGGCTTGGTCGAAGTTACAGGAGTTAGTGCGGTTTTTGGAAGGGTGA
- a CDS encoding alpha/beta hydrolase, with amino-acid sequence MSLEALYLPPNSGNPPTHLLIALHGWGANAHDLVSLAAFLHLPHYGMFFPNAPYAHPYSPSGRSWYDLEAEDYTGLPESRQQLLEWLQETSQTTQIPPSRIVLCGFSQGGAMTLDVGLALPCAALCSLSGYLHAPPQVTPPLPPVFMAHGRLDRVVPIQQAQQARTLLTQLGVKLDYHEFNMAHEIQHPVIQALQQFLDREIEN; translated from the coding sequence CTGTCTTTAGAAGCCCTATATCTCCCCCCCAACAGTGGCAATCCCCCCACTCATCTCCTCATCGCCCTTCATGGCTGGGGAGCCAACGCCCATGACCTCGTTTCCCTCGCCGCCTTCCTCCATCTCCCCCACTATGGGATGTTCTTCCCAAACGCCCCCTATGCCCACCCTTACAGCCCTTCTGGGCGGTCTTGGTACGACCTAGAAGCAGAAGACTACACCGGACTCCCAGAAAGCCGTCAGCAGCTTCTAGAGTGGTTACAGGAAACCAGCCAAACCACCCAAATTCCCCCCTCCCGCATCGTCCTTTGTGGCTTCTCCCAAGGAGGAGCCATGACCTTAGATGTCGGTTTAGCCCTGCCCTGTGCCGCCCTCTGTAGCCTCAGTGGTTATCTCCACGCCCCCCCACAAGTCACCCCACCCCTCCCCCCCGTCTTCATGGCTCATGGTCGTTTAGATCGAGTCGTCCCCATCCAACAAGCCCAACAAGCCCGCACCCTCCTCACCCAACTCGGTGTTAAACTGGACTACCATGAATTCAACATGGCTCATGAAATCCAACACCCCGTTATCCAAGCCCTTCAGCAATTTTTAGATCGGGAAATTGAAAATTGA
- a CDS encoding Crp/Fnr family transcriptional regulator, translating to MYLVQSTRSESPHIISPEERRLHLHHRGDRIILNNQGLWQVYRGYVQLSATQMSGEEVMLGWVQPNGFFGQSLSRLQVCEARALSDVYLRWFFLSELEQSPHLAQLVFKQLTHRIRQSEALLAIAGQKRVEERLYYFLKLLKDELGETTPEGITLPIRLTHQNMANALGTTRVTITRLMGKLQKEGQICFNRDRHLVIHQPKFFDQALL from the coding sequence ATGTATTTAGTCCAATCCACCCGTTCCGAATCTCCTCACATTATTTCCCCCGAAGAGCGTCGGCTACATCTCCATCATCGAGGCGATCGCATTATCCTAAACAATCAAGGTTTATGGCAGGTCTACCGGGGTTATGTCCAACTCAGCGCCACCCAAATGAGTGGCGAGGAAGTCATGTTAGGCTGGGTGCAACCCAACGGTTTTTTTGGTCAATCCCTCAGTCGTCTCCAAGTCTGTGAAGCGCGGGCTTTATCCGATGTCTATTTACGCTGGTTTTTCTTGTCGGAACTTGAGCAATCCCCCCACCTTGCCCAATTAGTCTTTAAGCAATTAACCCATCGCATCCGCCAAAGTGAGGCTTTATTAGCCATTGCCGGACAAAAACGGGTAGAAGAACGTCTTTACTATTTCCTCAAACTGCTTAAAGACGAACTGGGAGAAACCACCCCTGAAGGGATTACCCTACCCATTCGTTTAACCCATCAAAACATGGCCAATGCTCTGGGGACTACCCGCGTCACCATTACGCGACTCATGGGCAAACTGCAAAAAGAAGGGCAAATCTGTTTTAATCGCGATCGCCACTTAGTCATTCACCAGCCCAAATTTTTCGATCAAGCCCTGTTGTAA